A window of the Zootoca vivipara chromosome 14, rZooViv1.1, whole genome shotgun sequence genome harbors these coding sequences:
- the FAHD1 gene encoding acylpyruvase FAHD1, mitochondrial translates to MTSSKPLARFWEWGKNIICVGRNYAEHAKELKNTLPTEPLFFLKPSSAYVREGSPIIQPYYCNKLHHEVELGVVIGKRAQAVSQKTAMEHVGGYALCLDMTARDTQEECKKKGLPWTLAKGFNTSCPVSDFVPKEKVPDPHQLKIWLKVNGEMRQEGDTSEMIFSIPYIISYISGIVTLEEGDVILTGSPKGVSALQENDEIEAGIQGVLSMRFQVAQQKCRP, encoded by the coding sequence ATGACTTCTTCAAAGCCTTTGGCCAGGTTCTGGGAGTGGGGCAAGAACATAATCTGTGTGGGGAGGAATTATGCAGAGCATGCCAAAGAGTTGAAGAACACCCTCCCAACTGAGCCACTCTTTTTTCTCAAGCCATCCTCCGCCTATGTCAGGGAAGGCTCTCCCATCATCCAGCCCTACTACTGTAATAAGCTGCACCATGAAGTGGAACTTGGGGTGGTGATCGGGAAGAGAGCCCAGGCAGTTTCCCAGAAAACAGCAATGGAACATGTGGGAGGCTATGCCCTCTGCTTGGACATGACAGCCAGGGATACCCAAGAAGAATGCAAGAAGAAAGGGCTTCCTTGGACATTGGCCAAAGGGTTCAATACCTCCTGTCCAGTCAGTGACTTTGTGCCCAAAGAGAAAGTCCCAGATCCACACCAGTTGAAGATCTGGCTAAAGGTAAATGGGGAGATGCGGCAAGAAGGAGATACATCAGAAATGATCTTCTCTATCCCCTACATCATCAGCTACATCAGTGGAATTGTCACGCTGGAAGAAGGGGATGTCATCCTAACAGGAAGCCCAAAAGGGGTTTCTGCTCTGCAAGAGAATGATGAAATAGAAGCTGGGATCCAGGGGGTGCTGAGCATGCGGTTTCAAGTAGCTCAGCAGAAATGCCGGCCTTGA